In a single window of the Diachasmimorpha longicaudata isolate KC_UGA_2023 chromosome 16, iyDiaLong2, whole genome shotgun sequence genome:
- the LOC135169952 gene encoding uncharacterized protein LOC135169952 isoform X2: MSPPNLPQSSRKGANSYGERLIENWQEGHGVKCTQCHKFHEGNEERQIVEAKTSEETLSEANSEVNTEEEHSSMRENQEEEYRSIAYPCRGMKTYAEVVLAELKELQWRRDLLERHYTNGVKKIMNEYFFWNGRYPSGQTMIALENEDRMRAGGMKE, translated from the exons ATGAGTCCACCAAATTTACCACAAAGTTCGCGAAAAGGGGCAAATTCGTACGGCGAGAGATTGATCGAAAATTGGCAGGAGGGTCATGGTGTCAAATGTACGCAATGTCACAAATTTCATGAAGGTAATGAAGAGAGGCAAATAGTGGAGGCAAAAACATCAGAGGAAACATTAAGCGAAGCTAATTCTGAAGTGAATACCGAA GAGGAACACTCATCAATGAGGGAGAATCAAGAGGAAGAGTATCGATCAATAGCATACCCTTGCCGAGGCATGAAAACATATGCAGAAGTAGTCCTGGCAGAACTGAAGGAGCTTCAGTGGCGTCGCGATCTTTTGGAACGTCATTATACCAACggtgttaaaaaaataatgaatgaatattttttctggaatgGCAGGTATCCCAGTGGTCAGACAATGATTGCACTGGAAAATGAAGATCGCATGAGAGCTGGCGGAATGAAA gAATAA
- the LOC135169952 gene encoding uncharacterized protein LOC135169952 isoform X1 — protein sequence MSPPNLPQSSRKGANSYGERLIENWQEGHGVKCTQCHKFHEGNEERQIVEAKTSEETLSEANSEVNTEEEHSSMRENQEEEYRSIAYPCRGMKTYAEVVLAELKELQWRRDLLERHYTNGVKKIMNEYFFWNGRYPSGQTMIALENEDRMRAGGMKKNQSYGVRLECGCIHNCDRVRRKALNFKHETRPHSMKIHK from the exons ATGAGTCCACCAAATTTACCACAAAGTTCGCGAAAAGGGGCAAATTCGTACGGCGAGAGATTGATCGAAAATTGGCAGGAGGGTCATGGTGTCAAATGTACGCAATGTCACAAATTTCATGAAGGTAATGAAGAGAGGCAAATAGTGGAGGCAAAAACATCAGAGGAAACATTAAGCGAAGCTAATTCTGAAGTGAATACCGAA GAGGAACACTCATCAATGAGGGAGAATCAAGAGGAAGAGTATCGATCAATAGCATACCCTTGCCGAGGCATGAAAACATATGCAGAAGTAGTCCTGGCAGAACTGAAGGAGCTTCAGTGGCGTCGCGATCTTTTGGAACGTCATTATACCAACggtgttaaaaaaataatgaatgaatattttttctggaatgGCAGGTATCCCAGTGGTCAGACAATGATTGCACTGGAAAATGAAGATCGCATGAGAGCTGGCGGAATGAAA aaaaatcaatcCTATGGAGTACGCCTGGAATGCGGCTGTATTCATAATTGTGATAGAGTCCGACGAAAAGCTTTGAACTTTAAGCATGAAACTCGCCCACATTCTATGAAGATCCATAAATGA